Genomic segment of Octadecabacter arcticus 238:
TGCTAGGACCTCTCTAGCGCCGTATCACCGCGACCCCTATCCCACCCAGCACCACGACGGACGCCATCACAATATCAAACGTGATGACCTCCCCCAGCAAAATTGCGCCTGCAATTATCGCAATGACCGGCACGCTTAACTGCGCCACCGCCCCTGTTGTTGCCGCGATCTGTGGCAAAACGCGGTACCACAGCGCATAGCCAAGGCCCGACGTCACGCCACCACATAGGACCGCCACGACAACGCCAGACAGCGACCAACCGCCGCCCAACACCATCAACACCAGCGCAATAGGCAGCAACGCCACAAAGCTTATCCCCATATCGCCCAAGGGATCGCGCGATCCGCGTCCGCGCAGCGAAAACACACCCCAGCCGACGCCTGCCAATGCCATGAACGCAACGCCTAGCCCGTCTAGCGCCAATGTCTGCGACGGCAAAAGCAGCCAACTCAGTCCCGTCATCGCGATTCCCATACCAATCCATTGGCGACGTGTGGGATGCGCGCCCGCCATGGCCGATCCAGCGAACATCGTGATTTGCACAACCCCGAACAAGATCAACGCACCCACGCCCGACGGCAACGTCAGGTAGGCCAGCGAAAACGGCACTAAATAAATCAACAGCGCACCCGCCGTCAGGCCGCGGTTGCGGTCCAGCCTCGGCCACCCGCCGCGCAAACTGACCAAAACCGCCAACATCGCGGCCCCCGACGCCAGCCGAATGCCCGAAAACAGCAAGGTGTCCATGTCGAAAACATAAATCCCCGCGCGGCTCAGCACCGAATTGGCGGCAAAGTTTATCATCACAACAGCGATAAGCCCGAAAAGCGGCATGCAGCAGGTCCTTGAATGAACGCGGGGTCTAAAGCAGGATCATAAAACGTGGTCATAAACCAAAAAAGGCCCCACCGGATCGCTCCAGCAGGGCCCTTAATCTTAAATGCTAGGTGGCTTAGCCGACCAGCTCAAGACCGGAAAAGAAGTAAGCGATTTCTTCGGCAGCCGTTTCAGGCGCGTCGGACCCGTGCACGGAATTCTCACCGATGCTCAGGGCGAATTCTTTGCGGATTGTGCCGTCTGCTGCGTCGGCAGGGTTTGTTGCGCCCATAACTTCGCGGTTTTTCGCGATTGCGTCTTCGCCTTCAAGAACCTGAACAACAATTGGCTCAGAAATCATGAATTCGGTCAATTCGCCAAAGAACGGACGCTCTGAATGGACGCCGTAAAAGTCTTGTGCCTGAGCCAGTGACAGCTGAATGCGCTTGGATGCGATGATACGCAGGCCTGCTGCTTCAAATTTGGCGGCAATCGCGCCTGTCAGGTTACGCTTTGTGGCGTCTGGTTTGATGATCGAGAATGTGCGCTGGATAGCCATGGGAGGTCCCTCGTTTAGGTTGATTGAATTGGCCGCGTGCTAGCATGACCCCCTGCCCTTGAAAACACCTGATTGACCGCCGCCCCGCACCGTGGCAATGCCCTCTAATGTTACGCATCTCAGAAATCACATATTCCGTGCAGGGCCGTACCCTGATTGAAAACACCACCGTCACGATTCCGACTGGCCATAAGGTTGGCCTTGTTGGACGTAACGGAACGGGTAAAACCACGCTGTTTCGCATCATTCGCGGCGAAATGGTCTTGGACACGGGCGAAATCTCCATGCCCAAGGGCTGGAAAATCGGCGGTGTCTCCCAAGAGGTGCCCGGCAACGAAGTGTCGCTGCTCGACACCGTGCTCGCGTCCGACGTAGAACGGGTCGATCTGCTGGCGGAGGCGGAGTCTGCCACCGACCCGACCCGCATCGCCGACATTCAGACCCGCCTGACAGATATTGACGCATGGTCCGCCGAAGCGCGCGCCTCCTCTATCCTCAAGGGTCTGGGCTTTACCGCGCCAGAACAACTGCAACCCTGCTCGGCGTTCTCAGGCGGGTGGCGTATGCGCGTCGCCCTTGCGGCCGTCTTGTTCAGCGAACCCGACCTGTTGCTGCTCGACGAGCCGACAAACTACCTCGACCTTGAGGGGGCGCTGTGGCTTGAAAACTATCTGGTGAAATACCCCCACACGGTCCTCATCGTTAGCCACGACCGCGAATTGCTGAACCGTTCTGTGGGCGGCATCCTGCACCTCGAAGACAAGGGCCTAATCTATTACACTGGCAACTACGACATGTTCATCAAACAGCGTGCCGAAAAGCGTGCGTTGGTTGCCTCTGCCGCCAAGAAACAAGACCTTAAACGCGCCCACTTGCAGGCGTTTGTTGATCGCTTCAAAGCCAAGGCATCGAAAGCCAAACAGGCCCAGTCGCGCGTCAAAGCGCTTGAAAAGATGGAAACAATCCGCGCGCCCGAAGACGCGGCGCGCACTGTCTTCACCTTCCCTAAGCCCGAAGAACTGTCACCGCCAATCATCGCGACCGAAGGCGTGTCCGTGGGCTACGGTGACACAATCGTGCTCGATAAACTCGACCTGCGGATCGATCAAGACGATCGCATCGCGCTGCTCGGGCGCAACGGCGAAGGCAAATCGACGCTGTCCAAACTGCTGTCGGGCCGCCTTGAAAAGATGGGTGGCAAGTTCTCGTCGTCCAACAAATTGCGCATCGGTTTCTTTGCCCAACACCAAGTCGACGAACTCTACGTTGACGAAACCCCGCTGGAACACCTGATCCGCGAACGCGCCGCCGAAGGCCAAGCGCGCCTTCGCGCACGTCTTGCCGGATTTGGCCTTGGCGCCGATCAGGCTGACACCGAAGTTGGCCGCCTGTCGGGTGGTCAAAAGGCCCGCCTATCGCTGTTGTTGGCCACCATCGACGCGCCACATCTGTTGATTTTGGACGAACCGACCAACCACCTCGACATCGAATCGCGCGAAGCCCTTGTGGAAGCCCTGACCGCCTACACAGGCGCTGTGATTCTGGTTTCCCACGACATGCACCTGCTGTCGCTGGTTGCAGATCGCCTTTGGCTGGTCAAAGACGGCCGCGTCACCACCTACGACGACGACCTTCCGGCCTACCGCCGTATGTTGTTAACGCCCGACACCCGCAAAGCCGACAAGGCCAAGCCACCAAAACCCGTAAAGCCCAAAGCGTCGCGCGAACAGCTGAATGCGATGAAGGGCGACGTGCGCAAATGCGAAGACCGTGTCAATAAAATCAATGATATGGCCGATAAACTGTCCAAAAAGCTCGCCGACCCTGCGCTCTATGAGGACGCCCGCGTCGGTGAACTTGAAACATGGAACCGCAAATACGCCGAGATTCGCGAAGCCTTGAAAAAGGCCGAAAGCCTGTGGATGATCGCCCTAGAAAGACTGGACTCCGCAGACAAGCCTTAAAGACAGACAGGCCTTAAATCTTGTTCGTCTTGGCTGTGCCTTTGTCTTCTAAATATCCCCCGCGGCGCGTCCAAACCTTGCGATCCACGCGCCGCTCGTAAAGGATCGCTGTCATGGACCCGCAATTCCTCATCACCGCCTTCGTGGCGCTGTTCGTCGTTATCGACCCCATCGGCCTGGCGCCGCTTTTTGTCGCGCTGACTTCTGGAATGTCAGTCCAGAAACGCCGCGCCATCGCAATTCGCGCCTGCCTCGTTTCAATCGGCATCTTGCTGGTGTTCTCGATATTCGGCCACAACATCCTGAATTTCGCAGGCATCTCGATGCCGGCCTTCCGCATTGCGGGCGGTATCTTGTTGTTCCTCACAGCGCTGGAGATGTTGTTTGAACGTCGCCAAAAGCGTCGTGAAGGCCGCGCCGAAGAAGACGACATCGACGATGACGACCCTTCGGTGTTCCCCCTTGCGATCCCCCTCATTGCCGGTCCCGGCGCGATCACCACGATCATCCTGCTGGTCGGCCAAACCGACGGCACCAAGGGCTACGCCGCCGTTATGGGCGTTCTTCTGGCAATAATCGCGTTGGTGTTTTTGATGTTTCTCAGCGCCAGCACCATCGAACGGTTGCTCGGCAAAACCGGCATCACGGTCGTCACCCGCCTGTTGGGCATGTTACTGGCCGCTCTGTCAGTGCAATTCGTTCTCGACGGGCTCGGCTCTTTTGGTTTGGGAAGCTAGCCCTATATGTTGGGTATGGATGTTGGACAAATCATTGCAATCGCCTTGCTGCTCATACTGGCCCTGTCGCTCTTTGGCTCGCTTCTGAAATCTGCGCGGTTGCGCAACGCCCTGATCTGGGTGCTGATTTTTGGCGGCTTCATCTTTGGCGCCGGTGGCTGGGACGAAATCAGCCGCAGTTATTTTCAACCCCAAGCGACCTTCACAGAAGCCCGCGTTGAAGTTCCCAAAGGCCGCGACAACCATTTCAGATTAACCTTGCAGATCAACGGGGTAGACGTGGATTTCTTGGTTGATACAGGCGCAAGTCAAGTTGTGCTAAATCAGGCAGATGCGGCCCGCGTCGGTCTGAACCCTGATACCCTCGCCTATATTGGCATCGCTCAGACCGCGAACGGCGACGTCGCAACCGCGCCCGTCAGGCTGGACCGTGTCGTTCTTGGCGACATCAGCGACACGCGGGTGCGCGCCAGCGTCAACAGCGGCCAAATGGAAAGCTCGCTACTGGGCATGTCTTACCTCAGCAGGTTCGAATCGATCGAAATCCGTCGCGACATGTTGATTTTGAGCCACTAGCTACCTCTCGGCTTTCTTTTCCCAACGCCCCGAATCCTGGCTCCAATACTGCGCCGAACAACCTGCGTCCGTCAGGGTTTTCCACTGCACGCGCGCATGCGCCAAGGCATCGCCGTCGTGCCCGTCAAACAGCACACAGGTCCGCTCTGCCGCTTGCACCTCGTCAGCGCTGATGTCGCCACCATGCACCGACATCAAACAGGTTGGCGCATTGGCGGCCCCCGTCCCGATGGTCAGCAATATCGGCTGCTCGGCGTCATGGTCGCCACCTGCCAATCCGTGTGGTAAAAACCCTTCTGCCGGACCGCCCCAAAGCGCCTGATCAAGCCGTTCCATAGCCGGCCTGTCGCGCCCGCGCACATCAACCACCCATCCCGCACTGCGGGATTTTGTCAGCAACATCGGCAGGGTTTGTTCCACCGATGCGCTGGTCAGATGATAAAAGTAGGCGGCACCCATTAAGTTAATCCCGTTTCAAACAAATATCGGATCACCTGCGCGTCCAAACACAGCGACAGGTCAGGGGTGGCAATGTAGGCAAGCATATTCCACCTTCACTCCACCTCATAACCGTCCGCGATGAAACGATTAAGCGCCATCACGCCCCAGCCCGTTGCCCCCGCTGGTGCCAGCGCGGTTTCAGTCTTCACAGACGCCACACCGGCAATATCCAGATGGATCCACGGCATGTCATCTTTGATGAACCGCTTGATGAACTGCGCAGCTGTGATCGATCCGGCATCGCGCCCGCCGACGTTTTTCACATCGGCAATCCGGCTTTTTAGGGCAGCATCATAGGCCGCCGACATCGGCATCCGCCATGCGCCCTCACCCTCTGCGTTCGCCGCTTTCATAAACCCTTTGGTCAATTCGTCATTGTTGGAAAACACACCAGCATTTTCATGGCCCAACGCTACAATCACTGCGCCCGTCAGGGTCGCAAGATTGATCACACCTGTCGGCTTGAACCGTTCCTGCGCGTACCAGACCACGTCGGCCAAAACCAAACGCCCCTCGGCGTCGGTGTTGATGACCTCGATCGTGTCGCCCTTCATGGATGTGACCACGTCACCGGGCCGCGTCGCGCGATCAGACGGCATATTTTCAACCAGCCCGACAAGCCCGACCACATTCGCTTTGGCTTTGCGCAGCGCCAGCGTCTTCATGACACCGGCGACCACGCCCGCGCCACCCATATCCATGGTCATATCTTCCATGCCCGCAGCAGGTTTGATCGAAATTCCGCCCGTGTCGAACACGACGCCCTTGCCGACCAATGCGAACGGCGCTTCATCGCCGCCACCATTCCACTGCATCACCACCACTTTCGATGGGCTCGCGGACCCGAGACCGACACACAACAACGACCCCATCCCAAGCTTTTCCAGCGCGTCTTCTTCCAGAACCTCGACCGTCATGCCAAGGCTTTCCAGCTCAACCAGACGGTTAGCAAATTCAGTTGTGGTCAGTACATTCGCAGGCTCATTCGTCAAATCACGTGTGAAAACAACGCCCTGCGCCACGGCCATCGCAACGTCGGCTGCGGCTTGCAGATCGTGGGGCGCTGTGACCATCACCTCAATCGCGCCAAGCGCGTCCTTGTCGCCTGTCTTGTGCGGCGTAAACGCATAGCTGCGCAGCGCGGTTCCCGTGGCGACGTCTTCCATACGGCCAATGTCGCCGCCCATGATCAGCACATCGTCTTCACCGCGCGCCTTGGCGATGGACGCCCCCGCTTTGCGCGCGTCCGCAACCGATGGCCTGCGTCCTAACTTCACCACGATCACCTTGGTCGCAGCAATCCCTGCCGGAAACGACAGGGTCATCGCGTCACCGACTTTGGCTTTTTCGAACTGCGCGCTTTCAGTCGCCCGCGTAACGGCCTTTTTGGTCAATCCGTTCACCTTGCGCGCCGCCGCGTCCAGTTTGCGGTCCGGAGTGGCGAAAACCGCAATCGCACCAGCGTGGGTGGTCAGTTCTTCAAGGTTGGTTTCAGAGATTTTCAGTGTTGCAAGTTCAGTCATAGATCACCTGTTCGGGTTGGGGATTTCACGTTTGGGCAATAGCTAGCTTGCCCCCCACCCAAAAGCCAGTCAGCACTTGGGTCCACAGGTCAAATGCGCTAGCAACGGGGCATTGCTTTGGGCGTCAAACAAGGGGGGATGCACGCGTGGCGCGATTTGACCGCTATATGCTGGGCCAACTACTTGTATTCTTTGGGTTCTTTTCCCTCATTCTGGTACTGATTTACTGGATCAATCGAGCCGTGCGGCTGTTTGATCGCCTGATTGCCGATGGCCAATCTGCATGGGTGTTTCTTGAACTGACGTCGCTGTCCCTGCCCAGTCTCATCCGGATCGTATTACCACTGTCGGCGTTTGTGGCCGCGGTTTACGTCACCAACCGTATGTCATCAGATTCTGAACTTACGGTGGTGCAGGCCACGGGCTATTCGCCGTTCCGTCTGGCGCGCCCTGTCATTGTGTTCGGCGTCATCGTGGCAGTCTTGATGTCTATCCTGACCAATATTCTGGTGCCACTGTCGACCGAACGACTGATCACGCGCCAAGCGGAGATTGCGCAAACCATGACCGCGCGACTATTAACCCCCGGTGAATTTCTTACGCCGACCGACGATGTGACATTCTACATCCGCGAACTCCCCCCCGGCGGTGAAATGCTGGATATTTTCATCTCAGAATCCACCAGCCCGACCCAACGCACCACGTATACCGCGTCGCGCGCCTATCTTGTGCGCACTGAAAATGGCCCACAATTGGTGATGGTCGACGGGTTGACGCAGACGCTAAACCTCGAAACCAGCCGCCTTCTGACCACCCGATTTGAGGATTTTGTCTACAACGTCAGCGCACTGATGAACGATGATCCCGTGCGTAAAACTTCCGTCAACGGCCTGTCCACCATGGCCCTGCTACGCCCGAGTGCGGAAACTATTGCCGATACAAACCAAACCGGCGATCAATTGAAACTGCGTGGCCATGATCGCATTGCGCAGGCGGCTTTGGGATTTGTGGCCGGACTTGTGGGTTTTTCGGCGCTGGTCGTTGGGGGCTTCAGCCGCTTCGGGTTGTGGCGTAACATAATATTCGCCGTCGGCTTGGTGATCCTGCTCAAGCTTTTGGAAGGCACAGGCACCAGTATCGCAACCACAAACGCGGCCCTTTGGCCATTCGTGTACCTTGCGGGAATCGGCGGAGTTGTGATTTCTGCCATGCTGCTCCACATCGCGACGCGTCCGTATTTCTTCAAGCGCCGCCCTAAACCTTACGTTCGGGGTGCAATCACATGATATTGCACCGCTACTTTGCCCGCCGTTTCGCGTGGACGTTTGCTGCGACGTTTGGCGGGTTCTTTGTGCTGATGCTGCTGATCGATCTGGTCGAACAACTGCGTCGGTACGGCGGCGACGCCAGCCTTGGGGACATGTTTCAGCTTAGCCTTCTGAACCTTCCAACCGGTATTTACGCCATTTTACCCCTCATCATGGTGCTGGCGACAGTCACGACGTTCCTTGGCCTTGCGCGATCCTCGGAATTGATCGTGACTCGTGCGGCGGGGCGATCTGCCTTAAATGCGCTTATCGCCCCGTTGATCGTAACACTCATCATTGGGGCGATTGCCATCGGCGTTCTAAACCCGCTCGTCGCCGCCACATTAAAAGAATACGAGGCCCGCGAGAACGCATTGCGATCCGACGGGCCGTCCGTATTGGCGATCTCCGAAAACGGGCTGTGGTTGCGTCAGGGCGATGACAACAGCCAGACCGTCATTCGCGCAGGCCGCGCCAATCTGGACGGCACACAATTGCAGGATGTTACGTTCATCACGTTTCCCCCCACCGGCGGCCCGACCCGCCGGATTGAAGCTGCGTCTGCCAACCTGACGCAAGGCGCTTGGGAATTGAGCGAGGCCAAAGCATGGCCGCTGAACAGCGGTCGCGTCGCCGAAAGTGTGGCAACAACCCACACCACCCTGCGCATCCCCTCGACCCTGACAGCAGACCAAATCCGCGACAGTTTCGGCGTGCCATCCTCAATTCCGATTTGGGAATTGCCCGCGTTCATTGACCGGCTCGAAGTCGCCGGTTTTTCGGCCGCCCGCCATCAGGTCTGGTTTCAAATGGAACTGGCTCAACCTGCCTTTTTGCTGGCCATGGTTCTGATTGGTGCGGGCTTCACCATGCGCCACCAACGCGGCGGGCGCACGGGCGTTATGGTCCTGACTGCAATCCTGATATGTTTTGCGCTGTTCTTCTTGCGCAATTTCGCGCAAATTCTCGGGGAGAACGGCCAAATCTCCGCAGGTCTTGCGGCATGGGCGCCGCCCCTCGCGGCCATCGCCGCATCCCTTGGCCTGTTGCTGCATCTGGAGGACGGCTGATGCGATTTATTCTTGCGTGTCTGCTGACGCTGTTGCCGATCATGGCCTCCGCTCAGGCGGCTGCGACCCTTGTGGCCGATACCGTGTTTGTGCCCGCAGGTAGTCAGCAATTGATCGCCGAAGGCAACGTCGAAGTCTTCTTTGAAGGCACCCGCCTGTCGGCGCGCCGCATCACGTTCGATCAGGCCGCGGACCGACTGACAATTGATGGGCCCGTGTTCATCGTCACCCCCGATGGCACAATCCTGACCGCGGACACCGCATCGCTGGACCCGCAGCTAGAAAACGGCATCCTGCGCGGCGCACGGTTGGTACTGGATCAACAACTGCAACTGGCCGCCAACCAGATTGACCGCGTCGATGGCCGCTTTACGCAGCTGTATCAGGTTGCAGCCACGTCCTGTCATATCTGTGCCACTGGTGAAACGCCGCTCTGGGAAATCCGCGCGCGGCGGATCATTCACGATCAAGAACAACGCCAGCTTTACTTTGAGGACGCGACCTTTCGCATTTCCGGCGTGCCAATCGCATATATTCCGCGCATGCGCCTACCCGACCCGACGTTGACTCGCGCAACCGGCCTGCTGATCCCGAGCTTTGAATCCTCCGACACCTTGGGCACCGGCTTCAAACTGCCCTACTTCATCAAGCTGGGCGATCATCGCGACCTGACCCTAACCCCTTATCTTGCAACATCGACCACAACACTCGAAGCGGCCTACCGCCAAGCCTTCCTGCGCGGCGACCTTTCCATTGAAACCGCAATGACCAATGATGATCTAACGGACGACCCGCGCGCCTATGTTTTTGCCAGCGGACTTTTTAATCTCGGATCCGATGTAACGCTGGGCTTTGACCTCGAGCTCACTTCCGATGACGCCTATCTGCTGGAATACGGCTATTCTGGCAAAGACCGCCTCGACAGTGAAATCGCTTTGCAACGGGTGCGTGACCGCGACCTGACGCAGGCGTCTCTGACCTATTATTCCTCGCTTCGGGCGACCGAAGATTCCGCCACATTGCCACCGCTGCTGGCCGACATCAGCTGGGAACGCCGCGTCACACCAAGCTGGGGCGGGACGCTGACAGTGACATCGAATCTGCAAAGCCATTATCGCGACACAAATATTGATGTGATAGGACGCGACGTGGCGCGCGCCAGTGTTGGCACTGCATGGCAAGGGGATCGAATCACGCGCTACGGGTTGGTTGTCGATGGCACCGTCGGCGTTGATTTGGACTATTACAATGTTGGCGACGACAGCGTTGTGGGCGACACCCTGCGCACGATTATCTTTGGCCAAACCACACTGCGCTATCCACTGATCCGCCAAGGCCACGGCGCGACACATGTGGTGGACCCCTTTGTACAATTGGCCTGGTCTGATGTGCAGGGCGGCACCGTCACCAATGAAGACAGCACCGCCACCGAATTTGACCAAGCCAACCTGTTGGCCCTGTCACGCTTTTCCGGCGAAGACGCTGTGGAAACGGGGTTGCGCGGCGCGGCTGGCCTGTCATGGACACGCATTGGAACGGCGGGCTGGGACAGCACCATGACCGTCGGGCGGGTGTTTCGCGAAACGCCCGATCTGAATTTCTCTCTCAAATCTGGTCTGCGCGACACCGCGTCCGACTGGCTGATCGCGGGGCAGTTGCGCGCGCCCTCAGGCTTTGCCATCGACGGCCGCCTGTTGGTCAACGCCAGCTTTGACGTCACAAAATCCGAAGCCCGCGTCGGCTGGAACAGCCGCAAACTCGATCTCGCGGCCAGCTATATCTTCCTGCCTGCCGATACATTTGAATCCCGCCCCTCGGACGTGCGTGAATGGACCATCGACACCACCTATCGCTTCGATGAAATCTGGTCCATGGGGCTGGACGCGCGCTATGACTTGGGGGGGAATGCGCCCACCAGCACTGGTCTGCAAATCGGCTGGCAAAACGAATGTGTGACGGTTGATTTTTCGGTGTCGCGCCGCTTCACGTCTTCCACTACACTTACCCCAAGCACAGACTTTGGGCTGTCAGTTGGCTTAAACGGCTTTAGTGCCGGACGCACCAATACTGCCGCGAGCCCGAGCTGCACCGGCTGACGACACCGACGATATAACCGACCCGAGAAGTTAATAAAAAACGAGGATTTCGATGCGCGCTCTGATATCTGCACTCGCCCTTACATCGGCCACAACCTTGGCCATGTTGTCACCCGTCATGACGGCGGCCCAGTTGGCCCCCGCCATTACCGTCAACGACAGTGTCGTAAGCGAATTTGAGATTGATCAGCGTGTGATCATGCTGGGCACATTTCGCACGCCCGGCAATCTCGAAGACACCGCGCGTGAACAGCTCATCGAAGACCGCCTTAAACTTGCGGCGCTGAACTCTGCCGGATTGCGCATCACCGATGAAGGCCTTGTTGGCGCGATGGGTGAATTTGCCACCCGCGCGAACATGGACCTCGACCAGTTCATCACCATGCTCGGCCAATCCGGCGTCTCGGAAGAAACGTTTCGCGATTTTGTCCGCGTCAACGTCAGCTGGCGCGACTTTATCCGGACGCGTTTCAATGATCGCGCGCAAGTCTCTGAGGCTGATATCGACCTTGCCCTCGGGCAATCCGACGCCTCCTCAAGCATCGAAGTTCTGCTCAGCGAAATTATCATTCCCGCCCCGCCGGAG
This window contains:
- a CDS encoding MarC family protein, producing MDPQFLITAFVALFVVIDPIGLAPLFVALTSGMSVQKRRAIAIRACLVSIGILLVFSIFGHNILNFAGISMPAFRIAGGILLFLTALEMLFERRQKRREGRAEEDDIDDDDPSVFPLAIPLIAGPGAITTIILLVGQTDGTKGYAAVMGVLLAIIALVFLMFLSASTIERLLGKTGITVVTRLLGMLLAALSVQFVLDGLGSFGLGS
- a CDS encoding ABC-F family ATP-binding cassette domain-containing protein, producing MLRISEITYSVQGRTLIENTTVTIPTGHKVGLVGRNGTGKTTLFRIIRGEMVLDTGEISMPKGWKIGGVSQEVPGNEVSLLDTVLASDVERVDLLAEAESATDPTRIADIQTRLTDIDAWSAEARASSILKGLGFTAPEQLQPCSAFSGGWRMRVALAAVLFSEPDLLLLDEPTNYLDLEGALWLENYLVKYPHTVLIVSHDRELLNRSVGGILHLEDKGLIYYTGNYDMFIKQRAEKRALVASAAKKQDLKRAHLQAFVDRFKAKASKAKQAQSRVKALEKMETIRAPEDAARTVFTFPKPEELSPPIIATEGVSVGYGDTIVLDKLDLRIDQDDRIALLGRNGEGKSTLSKLLSGRLEKMGGKFSSSNKLRIGFFAQHQVDELYVDETPLEHLIRERAAEGQARLRARLAGFGLGADQADTEVGRLSGGQKARLSLLLATIDAPHLLILDEPTNHLDIESREALVEALTAYTGAVILVSHDMHLLSLVADRLWLVKDGRVTTYDDDLPAYRRMLLTPDTRKADKAKPPKPVKPKASREQLNAMKGDVRKCEDRVNKINDMADKLSKKLADPALYEDARVGELETWNRKYAEIREALKKAESLWMIALERLDSADKP
- a CDS encoding DNA polymerase III subunit chi; translation: MGAAYFYHLTSASVEQTLPMLLTKSRSAGWVVDVRGRDRPAMERLDQALWGGPAEGFLPHGLAGGDHDAEQPILLTIGTGAANAPTCLMSVHGGDISADEVQAAERTCVLFDGHDGDALAHARVQWKTLTDAGCSAQYWSQDSGRWEKKAER
- a CDS encoding LPS-assembly protein LptD → MRFILACLLTLLPIMASAQAAATLVADTVFVPAGSQQLIAEGNVEVFFEGTRLSARRITFDQAADRLTIDGPVFIVTPDGTILTADTASLDPQLENGILRGARLVLDQQLQLAANQIDRVDGRFTQLYQVAATSCHICATGETPLWEIRARRIIHDQEQRQLYFEDATFRISGVPIAYIPRMRLPDPTLTRATGLLIPSFESSDTLGTGFKLPYFIKLGDHRDLTLTPYLATSTTTLEAAYRQAFLRGDLSIETAMTNDDLTDDPRAYVFASGLFNLGSDVTLGFDLELTSDDAYLLEYGYSGKDRLDSEIALQRVRDRDLTQASLTYYSSLRATEDSATLPPLLADISWERRVTPSWGGTLTVTSNLQSHYRDTNIDVIGRDVARASVGTAWQGDRITRYGLVVDGTVGVDLDYYNVGDDSVVGDTLRTIIFGQTTLRYPLIRQGHGATHVVDPFVQLAWSDVQGGTVTNEDSTATEFDQANLLALSRFSGEDAVETGLRGAAGLSWTRIGTAGWDSTMTVGRVFRETPDLNFSLKSGLRDTASDWLIAGQLRAPSGFAIDGRLLVNASFDVTKSEARVGWNSRKLDLAASYIFLPADTFESRPSDVREWTIDTTYRFDEIWSMGLDARYDLGGNAPTSTGLQIGWQNECVTVDFSVSRRFTSSTTLTPSTDFGLSVGLNGFSAGRTNTAASPSCTG
- the lptG gene encoding LPS export ABC transporter permease LptG — translated: MILHRYFARRFAWTFAATFGGFFVLMLLIDLVEQLRRYGGDASLGDMFQLSLLNLPTGIYAILPLIMVLATVTTFLGLARSSELIVTRAAGRSALNALIAPLIVTLIIGAIAIGVLNPLVAATLKEYEARENALRSDGPSVLAISENGLWLRQGDDNSQTVIRAGRANLDGTQLQDVTFITFPPTGGPTRRIEAASANLTQGAWELSEAKAWPLNSGRVAESVATTHTTLRIPSTLTADQIRDSFGVPSSIPIWELPAFIDRLEVAGFSAARHQVWFQMELAQPAFLLAMVLIGAGFTMRHQRGGRTGVMVLTAILICFALFFLRNFAQILGENGQISAGLAAWAPPLAAIAASLGLLLHLEDG
- a CDS encoding DMT family transporter, which codes for MPLFGLIAVVMINFAANSVLSRAGIYVFDMDTLLFSGIRLASGAAMLAVLVSLRGGWPRLDRNRGLTAGALLIYLVPFSLAYLTLPSGVGALILFGVVQITMFAGSAMAGAHPTRRQWIGMGIAMTGLSWLLLPSQTLALDGLGVAFMALAGVGWGVFSLRGRGSRDPLGDMGISFVALLPIALVLMVLGGGWSLSGVVVAVLCGGVTSGLGYALWYRVLPQIAATTGAVAQLSVPVIAIIAGAILLGEVITFDIVMASVVVLGGIGVAVIRR
- a CDS encoding leucyl aminopeptidase, coding for MTELATLKISETNLEELTTHAGAIAVFATPDRKLDAAARKVNGLTKKAVTRATESAQFEKAKVGDAMTLSFPAGIAATKVIVVKLGRRPSVADARKAGASIAKARGEDDVLIMGGDIGRMEDVATGTALRSYAFTPHKTGDKDALGAIEVMVTAPHDLQAAADVAMAVAQGVVFTRDLTNEPANVLTTTEFANRLVELESLGMTVEVLEEDALEKLGMGSLLCVGLGSASPSKVVVMQWNGGGDEAPFALVGKGVVFDTGGISIKPAAGMEDMTMDMGGAGVVAGVMKTLALRKAKANVVGLVGLVENMPSDRATRPGDVVTSMKGDTIEVINTDAEGRLVLADVVWYAQERFKPTGVINLATLTGAVIVALGHENAGVFSNNDELTKGFMKAANAEGEGAWRMPMSAAYDAALKSRIADVKNVGGRDAGSITAAQFIKRFIKDDMPWIHLDIAGVASVKTETALAPAGATGWGVMALNRFIADGYEVE
- the ndk gene encoding nucleoside-diphosphate kinase, which produces MAIQRTFSIIKPDATKRNLTGAIAAKFEAAGLRIIASKRIQLSLAQAQDFYGVHSERPFFGELTEFMISEPIVVQVLEGEDAIAKNREVMGATNPADAADGTIRKEFALSIGENSVHGSDAPETAAEEIAYFFSGLELVG
- a CDS encoding retropepsin-like aspartic protease family protein, which codes for MLGMDVGQIIAIALLLILALSLFGSLLKSARLRNALIWVLIFGGFIFGAGGWDEISRSYFQPQATFTEARVEVPKGRDNHFRLTLQINGVDVDFLVDTGASQVVLNQADAARVGLNPDTLAYIGIAQTANGDVATAPVRLDRVVLGDISDTRVRASVNSGQMESSLLGMSYLSRFESIEIRRDMLILSH
- the lptF gene encoding LPS export ABC transporter permease LptF; the encoded protein is MLGQLLVFFGFFSLILVLIYWINRAVRLFDRLIADGQSAWVFLELTSLSLPSLIRIVLPLSAFVAAVYVTNRMSSDSELTVVQATGYSPFRLARPVIVFGVIVAVLMSILTNILVPLSTERLITRQAEIAQTMTARLLTPGEFLTPTDDVTFYIRELPPGGEMLDIFISESTSPTQRTTYTASRAYLVRTENGPQLVMVDGLTQTLNLETSRLLTTRFEDFVYNVSALMNDDPVRKTSVNGLSTMALLRPSAETIADTNQTGDQLKLRGHDRIAQAALGFVAGLVGFSALVVGGFSRFGLWRNIIFAVGLVILLKLLEGTGTSIATTNAALWPFVYLAGIGGVVISAMLLHIATRPYFFKRRPKPYVRGAIT